The Oncorhynchus nerka isolate Pitt River linkage group LG12, Oner_Uvic_2.0, whole genome shotgun sequence genome includes a region encoding these proteins:
- the adi1 gene encoding acireductone dioxygenase, giving the protein MASIEAWFMDDSDEDHRMPHKLNPNEPVSLKELENIGVFYWKLDADIYETDPVLEKIRKDRGYSYSDIITIDKDKLPNYEDKLKMFFEEHLHLDDEIRYILDGRAYFDVRDREDRWIRIAMTKGDLITLPAGIYHRFTLTETNYTQAMRLFVGEPVWKAYNRPADEFDIRQKYVSALQCA; this is encoded by the exons ATGGCGTCGATTGAGGCTTGGTTTATGGACGATTCTGACGAAGATCATAGGATGCCACATAAACTAAACCCAAACGAACCCGTGTCTTTGAAGGAGTTAGAAAATATTGGGGTTTTCTACTGGAAG TTAGATGCTGATATTTATGAAACAGACCCTGTGCTGGAAAAGATCCGTAAAGACAGAGGCTACTCCTACTCCGACATCATCACTATCGACAAGGACAAACTACCTAACTACGAGGACAAG CTGAAGATGTTTTTTGAGGAGCACCTTCACCTGGATGATGAGATCCGCTacatcctggatggcagggcCTACTTTGatgtgagggacagagaggaccGCTGGATCCGCATCGCCATGACCAAGGGAGACCTGATCACTCTGCCTGCAGGCATCTACCACAGATTCACTCTGACTGAGACC AACTACACTCAAGCCATGAGACTGTTCGTGGGGGAGCCTGTATGGAAGGCCTACAATCGTCCAGCAGATGAGTTTGATATTCGCCAGAAGTATGTGAGCGCTCTCCAATGTGCTTAA